The following proteins are encoded in a genomic region of Microcoleus sp. FACHB-68:
- a CDS encoding chemotaxis protein CheB yields the protein MPGHDIIVIGASAGGLEALNKLVAGLPKDLPAALFIVVHIRAETKSFLPDILSRYGPLPAAHPKDYERIEHGRIYVAPPDYHLLVKSGYIRLVQGPKENGTRPAVDPLFRTAARAYGRRVVGVVLSGTLDDGTEGLIELKRLGGVAVVQNPDDALFSGMPSSAIEYAKVDHILPLSSIAPALVGLAHEPVVEDGGKAVSSESGIDGNSDIVEVDGAGLRQQGHPGPASNFTCPDCGGTLFQVQGKGLLKFRCRVGHAYSGQTLVAGQSESQEVALWAAIRSLEERAELMHKMAKNARERKNIKSAERYEMQAKEAEQRADSIRQTLFQGQVPVIENPDEPAVSSSEGEAVEAAFKVVVLVGEAGGRLALSYILPALPANLPAAVIVLQRLDTESDSTLMADAVSRSHSLPVKQAQEGEQLQPGVVYVAPPNEHLLVTPNGTFCLSQAVLVDFARPSADLLLQSVAASFKDRAITAILSGTGSDGASGVRAIQKMGGKTIALDETTAQFFEMSRAAIATGTVDSILPLDEIAPALVNLVMANRDE from the coding sequence ATGCCCGGTCACGATATTATCGTTATTGGAGCCTCCGCCGGCGGGCTGGAAGCCTTGAATAAACTGGTGGCTGGTTTGCCTAAAGACTTGCCGGCTGCATTGTTCATCGTCGTTCACATTCGAGCCGAAACAAAAAGCTTTCTCCCGGATATTCTCAGCCGATATGGGCCTTTGCCGGCGGCTCACCCTAAAGATTATGAGAGGATCGAACACGGACGCATTTATGTAGCGCCGCCAGACTACCACCTGCTCGTCAAAAGCGGCTATATTCGTTTGGTGCAAGGGCCGAAGGAAAATGGCACCCGTCCGGCAGTCGATCCTTTGTTTCGCACAGCCGCAAGAGCATACGGACGCCGCGTGGTAGGGGTGGTGCTTTCGGGCACGCTCGACGATGGCACTGAGGGACTTATAGAGTTAAAGCGGCTGGGTGGTGTCGCTGTTGTTCAGAACCCGGATGATGCGCTTTTTTCGGGGATGCCCAGCAGCGCTATCGAATACGCAAAGGTTGACCATATTCTGCCGCTCTCATCCATAGCACCGGCGTTGGTAGGTCTAGCCCATGAACCAGTAGTAGAGGACGGAGGAAAGGCTGTGTCTAGCGAAAGCGGAATTGATGGCAATAGTGACATTGTGGAAGTGGATGGGGCTGGATTGCGGCAGCAAGGGCACCCTGGGCCGGCCTCAAATTTTACTTGTCCAGATTGCGGCGGGACGCTGTTCCAAGTGCAAGGCAAGGGTTTGCTGAAGTTCCGGTGTCGTGTGGGCCACGCCTATTCAGGGCAGACTTTGGTTGCGGGGCAAAGCGAGTCGCAAGAGGTGGCGCTGTGGGCCGCAATTCGCTCTCTAGAGGAGCGTGCAGAGTTGATGCACAAGATGGCTAAGAACGCTCGCGAACGGAAAAATATCAAATCAGCAGAGCGTTATGAAATGCAAGCAAAGGAGGCGGAACAACGTGCTGACTCGATCCGGCAAACGCTGTTCCAAGGTCAAGTGCCGGTGATTGAGAATCCAGATGAGCCGGCAGTTTCATCGAGTGAGGGTGAGGCTGTAGAGGCTGCGTTTAAGGTGGTGGTGCTGGTAGGGGAAGCCGGCGGGCGTTTGGCTTTAAGTTATATCCTGCCGGCTTTACCCGCCAACTTGCCGGCAGCCGTCATCGTACTCCAGCGCCTTGATACCGAGTCCGATTCTACTTTGATGGCGGATGCTGTGAGCCGGTCTCATAGCTTGCCGGTCAAACAGGCACAAGAAGGAGAGCAACTGCAACCGGGCGTTGTCTACGTTGCGCCCCCAAATGAGCACTTGCTGGTAACTCCCAATGGCACTTTCTGCCTTTCTCAGGCGGTACTGGTAGACTTTGCGCGTCCCTCCGCCGACTTGTTGCTTCAGTCAGTTGCAGCGAGTTTCAAAGATCGCGCGATCACCGCAATTCTTTCTGGCACCGGCAGTGATGGGGCATCCGGGGTGCGGGCGATTCAAAAGATGGGTGGCAAAACGATTGCCTTGGATGAAACTACAGCTCAATTTTTTGAAATGTCTCGCGCTGCCATTGCCACCGGCACTGTAGATTCGATTCTGCCACTCGATGAGATTGCGCCTGCGCTTGTAAATTTAGTAATGGCAAATCGTGACGAATAA
- a CDS encoding glutathione S-transferase family protein, with protein MALGMLVDGKWTSKREQEDSQGKFIRPSTTFRNWIRADGSSDYLPEAGRYHLYVALACPWAQRTLIMRNLKGLDEAISISIVDPFMGDDGWFFSEAPACIPDSVNGAKYLRDIYLKAEPNFTGRVTVPILWDKKTGTIVNNESREIIRMLDTEFEGVAKSDITLYPTDLREKIDQTIDAIYQPINNGVYRAGFATKQESYEEAVTELFDNLDHWDEVLSQQRYLCGDRLTEADVCMFTTLLRFDAVYYGHFKCNLRHIWDYPNLWNYLKDIYQQPGVKETCDLNHIKQHYYKSHNQVNPTGIVPKGPKLDLDAPHSRERF; from the coding sequence ATGGCGCTAGGGATGCTGGTTGATGGCAAATGGACAAGCAAACGAGAGCAAGAAGACTCGCAAGGTAAGTTTATCCGTCCTTCAACGACGTTCCGCAATTGGATTCGGGCAGACGGTTCTAGCGATTATCTGCCAGAAGCCGGTCGTTACCATCTTTATGTTGCCCTCGCCTGTCCTTGGGCACAACGCACGCTGATTATGCGAAACCTGAAGGGTTTAGATGAGGCGATCTCGATCTCAATCGTTGATCCGTTTATGGGGGATGACGGATGGTTTTTTTCTGAAGCACCGGCTTGCATTCCTGATAGTGTAAATGGGGCAAAATATCTCAGAGACATCTATCTAAAGGCAGAACCTAATTTCACGGGACGGGTGACAGTGCCGATACTGTGGGACAAGAAAACCGGCACCATTGTTAACAACGAATCCCGCGAGATTATTCGGATGTTAGATACCGAATTTGAGGGGGTGGCAAAATCAGATATCACTCTCTATCCTACAGATTTGCGGGAGAAGATTGACCAGACAATTGATGCGATTTACCAGCCGATTAATAATGGTGTTTACAGAGCCGGCTTTGCGACGAAACAGGAATCCTACGAAGAAGCGGTTACGGAACTCTTTGATAATCTTGACCATTGGGACGAGGTGTTGAGCCAGCAGCGCTATCTCTGCGGTGATCGCCTCACTGAAGCAGACGTGTGTATGTTCACAACTTTATTGCGATTTGATGCCGTTTACTACGGGCATTTCAAATGCAATTTGCGTCACATTTGGGACTACCCAAATTTGTGGAATTACTTGAAAGATATTTACCAGCAGCCCGGAGTTAAGGAAACGTGCGACCTGAACCACATTAAGCAACATTATTACAAAAGCCACAATCAAGTTAATCCAACCGGCATTGTTCCCAAAGGGCCAAAACTTGATTTAGATGCGCCCCACTCTCGCGAACGCTTTTGA
- a CDS encoding AAA family ATPase, whose protein sequence is MPRIIAIINGKGGVGKTTTAVNLAAALSEKTRVLLVDADPQGSASWWVERGEEKMGFDLSRNTDPKLLGRLRKVEGYEIVVVDTPPALRSEALAAVVASADYVVLPTPPAPMDLTVLIETVREAIMPVGTAHRVLLTRVDTRSLGEALEAQNTLLELGIPACNAFVRAYKAHERAALDGVPITKAKGKNAREAEADYRRVAEEIQRDWRK, encoded by the coding sequence GTGCCAAGAATCATCGCCATCATCAACGGTAAGGGAGGCGTCGGGAAAACCACGACGGCAGTCAATTTGGCTGCTGCCCTCTCGGAGAAAACACGCGTTCTTTTAGTCGATGCCGATCCTCAAGGATCTGCCTCTTGGTGGGTTGAGCGTGGGGAGGAAAAAATGGGCTTCGATCTGTCTCGAAATACAGATCCGAAACTTTTGGGGCGTTTGCGGAAGGTAGAAGGCTACGAGATAGTCGTCGTAGATACACCGCCGGCGCTGAGATCCGAAGCTTTAGCGGCGGTGGTGGCAAGTGCGGATTATGTGGTTTTGCCCACACCTCCAGCGCCGATGGATCTAACTGTGCTGATTGAAACCGTACGGGAAGCCATCATGCCGGTGGGAACCGCCCATCGGGTGCTTCTAACTAGAGTGGATACGCGGAGTTTAGGAGAAGCACTAGAGGCTCAAAACACACTTCTCGAATTAGGAATCCCCGCTTGCAATGCTTTTGTGCGTGCATATAAAGCACACGAAAGAGCCGCACTTGATGGAGTTCCCATTACAAAAGCGAAAGGAAAAAACGCACGAGAAGCTGAAGCAGATTACCGCCGCGTGGCAGAAGAAATACAGCGTGACTGGAGGAAATAA
- a CDS encoding type II toxin-antitoxin system HicA family toxin, translating to MPKKIRELKSLLLKAGFTYRSAKGSHTRWIHPLLPSEPITIAGNDGDDAKLYQEREVIRKLERLKAIEEGESE from the coding sequence ATGCCTAAAAAGATTCGAGAACTCAAAAGCCTGTTGCTGAAAGCCGGGTTCACTTATCGTTCGGCAAAAGGCAGTCATACGAGATGGATTCATCCTTTGCTACCTAGTGAACCCATTACTATTGCTGGAAATGACGGCGATGATGCCAAACTCTATCAAGAGAGAGAAGTTATCCGAAAACTTGAGAGATTGAAAGCAATTGAAGAGGGCGAGTCAGAATAA
- a CDS encoding type II toxin-antitoxin system HicB family antitoxin codes for MQLHYTVVIHWSNEDNCYLVHLPDFPSQQFHTHGNTYEEALKNAQEVLELLVEEYQAEGKPLPEPKTIEQNVQFA; via the coding sequence ATGCAATTACATTACACAGTTGTTATTCACTGGTCTAATGAAGATAACTGCTACCTCGTTCACTTACCCGATTTTCCATCCCAACAGTTCCACACTCATGGAAATACCTACGAAGAAGCTTTAAAGAATGCACAAGAAGTATTAGAGCTTTTAGTAGAAGAATATCAGGCAGAGGGTAAACCCCTCCCAGAACCTAAAACTATAGAGCAAAACGTTCAGTTTGCTTGA
- a CDS encoding site-2 protease family protein — MNGNIRVGNLFGIPFFVNLSWFLVLGLVTFSYGGGLAAQFPAMGGAMPWVLGFVAALLLFASVLAHELGHSFVAMQQGIEVKSITLFLFGGLASLERESKTPAEAFWVAIAGPAVSFLLFGLFTAIGTGIGLTGPVAAIVGLLASINLVLAAFNLIPGLPLDGGNILKAAVWKFTGNPYKGVVFASRVGQIIGWIAIATGVFGNFWNLLIGFFLLQNAGRSAQFATVQDKLAGLTAEDAVNPNSPIVPAELTLRELANEYIIGKATWRKFFVTDTEGQVLGAISVDDLKAIPTDQWPQTQVKDLMKPIEFANVVKPEQSLLEVVTLLETKQLTELPVIRENGAIVGLIEKAAIISLLEKRAQANPA, encoded by the coding sequence ATGAACGGCAACATCCGCGTAGGCAACTTATTTGGGATTCCATTTTTTGTGAATCTCTCCTGGTTTTTAGTTTTGGGCTTAGTGACGTTCAGTTATGGTGGTGGACTCGCAGCTCAATTTCCGGCAATGGGCGGCGCGATGCCCTGGGTGTTGGGATTTGTTGCGGCGCTGTTGCTGTTCGCTTCTGTCTTAGCGCACGAGTTGGGGCATAGTTTTGTCGCCATGCAGCAGGGAATAGAAGTGAAATCGATTACTCTGTTTCTGTTTGGTGGTTTAGCAAGTCTGGAAAGAGAGTCAAAAACACCGGCAGAGGCGTTCTGGGTGGCCATCGCAGGGCCGGCAGTTAGCTTTTTACTCTTTGGTTTGTTTACAGCCATTGGCACCGGCATCGGTCTGACAGGGCCGGTTGCGGCAATTGTGGGACTCCTCGCTTCGATTAATTTAGTCCTGGCTGCCTTTAACCTGATTCCTGGTTTACCTCTTGATGGCGGTAATATCCTCAAAGCCGCAGTCTGGAAGTTCACCGGCAATCCTTATAAAGGTGTTGTGTTTGCCAGTCGCGTCGGTCAAATTATTGGCTGGATTGCAATCGCTACTGGGGTGTTCGGCAACTTCTGGAATTTGTTAATCGGCTTCTTCTTACTGCAAAATGCCGGTCGCTCTGCTCAGTTTGCCACAGTGCAAGATAAATTAGCCGGTTTGACGGCTGAAGATGCGGTGAATCCGAATAGTCCGATTGTGCCGGCAGAGTTGACCCTGAGAGAATTGGCAAACGAGTACATCATTGGCAAAGCAACTTGGCGTAAGTTCTTTGTCACCGATACTGAAGGGCAAGTGTTGGGCGCGATTTCGGTTGACGATTTGAAAGCAATTCCAACTGATCAGTGGCCCCAAACTCAAGTGAAAGACTTGATGAAACCCATCGAATTCGCTAACGTCGTTAAACCGGAACAATCGTTACTAGAAGTTGTGACGTTACTGGAAACAAAACAGCTAACTGAGCTGCCGGTGATTCGTGAAAACGGAGCGATTGTCGGGCTTATAGAAAAAGCTGCGATTATCAGCTTACTTGAGAAAAGAGCGCAAGCCAATCCCGCTTAA
- a CDS encoding four helix bundle protein yields MARPDFEDLEVYKLAESLANNIWDIVKQWNTFAQDTIGKQIVRSADSICANIAEGRGRYNDQDNRRFVKIARGSLYETINWLRLAYARQLLSSEQVGRLKPITDELLPKLNAYLKSIGHREHRE; encoded by the coding sequence ATGGCAAGACCTGATTTTGAAGACTTGGAGGTTTATAAATTAGCGGAGAGCTTGGCTAATAATATTTGGGATATTGTTAAGCAGTGGAACACTTTTGCTCAAGATACAATAGGTAAGCAAATTGTTCGCTCGGCAGATAGTATTTGTGCCAATATCGCCGAAGGCAGAGGTCGGTATAATGACCAAGACAATCGGCGTTTTGTAAAGATTGCCAGAGGCTCATTATACGAAACCATAAACTGGTTAAGATTAGCCTATGCAAGGCAACTCTTGAGCAGTGAACAGGTAGGCCGGCTTAAACCAATTACTGATGAACTATTACCCAAACTTAATGCTTACTTAAAATCAATAGGACATAGGGAACATAGGGAATAG
- a CDS encoding SMC family ATPase: MIPHQLILKNFLSYSDATLEFAGLHTACICGPNGAGKSSLLEAIAWSIWGQSRAASEDDIIHMGAKEARVDFTFQNNDQIYRIIRSRQRGHASGLEFQIATGDGFRALTERGVRATQEKIIQHLKLDYETFINSAYLRQGRADEFMLKRPTERKEILAELLKLNHYDELAEQAKDRSRQFKGQIEVLEQSLQSIQAQLQVKPAIAQELAQLEEMIAQLHREQDSDRQQLQQLQAQQHQRQTWQQQQVWHRQQYDQLSSECDRLQQELATTRRRQQELEALLQQQQAIDAGYAQFLQLQAQEEIQVSKWQTHQDIQERRQQVQQQLTQHLSYLGGQISSAKAQLDALLQQEEEIQQTLKQAPEIEAGMAQLQQARDRLAGLDQLQTQVAPLIQRRNSLQTELERAHARMGARLEELYNQAYQLQTQQQHQPQLQQAVIEVANQLEDLEKKRVYQQRVREKGLERRSFMERLQAHQRDYEMKLSEMEQKMLMLQKGAVEQESRGNSAISLMNSQFPPCPLCDRPLDEHHWDLVMEKHQAEQQEILNQLWVVREQLATSEREIQVLRTEYQQLSHELAGYDALRERRGSLQAQLDATTSDRHRLQQLAEEKEKLERSLSTGTYATEVYAELQQLDGKLQQLNYDEKDHALTRGQVDRWRWAEIKQAEIKTATRRQAQIDARKPELQAQIAQLTQDLEQQQTSSEFSQQIAGLEQQLAELGYDRQAHKAVSEARGKAQTWLARYQELLSAREQYPQLSIRTEELTSRLQVRNQDRQGIANQIESINRQLLETPDAGTKIQSLEQQISARRTQLDSRLASLGRLQQQQQHLENLQIQLSEQQQQLQTGLRQQRVYQELAAAFGKNGIQALMIENVLPQLEAETNQILSRLSANQLHIQFVTQRAGKSKKASSKSAGKLIDTLDILIADARGTRPYETYSGGEAFRINFAIRLALARLLAHRSGTALQMLIVDEGFGTQDAEGCDRLISAINAIAPEFACILTVTHMPQFKEAFQARIEVIKTPNGSKISLSV; encoded by the coding sequence ATGATTCCGCATCAACTGATCCTAAAAAACTTTCTAAGTTACTCTGACGCAACCCTAGAGTTTGCCGGCTTGCACACCGCTTGCATTTGTGGGCCGAATGGTGCCGGTAAATCTTCCCTACTCGAAGCGATCGCCTGGTCGATTTGGGGTCAAAGCCGCGCCGCCTCGGAAGACGATATCATCCACATGGGAGCCAAAGAAGCCCGTGTCGATTTTACCTTCCAGAATAACGATCAAATCTATCGCATTATTCGCAGCCGGCAGCGAGGACACGCATCTGGCTTGGAATTTCAAATAGCCACCGGCGACGGTTTTCGGGCGTTAACCGAGCGCGGCGTTCGGGCGACGCAAGAGAAAATTATCCAACATTTGAAACTCGACTACGAGACATTTATTAACTCTGCTTACTTGCGCCAAGGTCGAGCTGATGAATTCATGCTCAAGCGCCCCACCGAACGCAAAGAAATTTTAGCGGAGTTGCTCAAACTCAACCATTATGACGAATTAGCAGAACAAGCAAAAGACCGTTCTCGCCAATTTAAAGGTCAGATAGAAGTATTAGAGCAGAGTTTGCAATCAATTCAAGCTCAACTGCAAGTCAAGCCGGCAATTGCCCAAGAACTCGCGCAACTCGAAGAAATGATCGCCCAGTTGCATCGTGAACAAGACAGTGATCGGCAACAATTGCAACAACTGCAAGCCCAACAGCATCAGCGGCAAACTTGGCAACAACAGCAAGTGTGGCACCGGCAGCAATACGATCAACTCAGCAGTGAATGCGATCGCTTGCAACAAGAACTTGCCACTACGCGCCGGCGACAGCAAGAATTAGAAGCACTTTTGCAACAGCAACAAGCAATTGATGCCGGTTACGCCCAATTCTTGCAACTACAAGCCCAAGAAGAAATTCAAGTTTCCAAGTGGCAAACTCACCAAGACATTCAAGAACGCCGGCAGCAGGTGCAACAGCAGCTGACGCAACATCTGTCCTATCTTGGCGGCCAAATTTCTTCAGCCAAAGCCCAGCTAGACGCCTTGTTGCAACAGGAAGAAGAAATTCAGCAAACCCTGAAACAAGCGCCTGAAATAGAAGCCGGCATGGCTCAATTGCAACAAGCGCGGGATAGACTGGCCGGTTTAGATCAGTTGCAAACTCAAGTCGCCCCCCTCATTCAGCGCCGCAACAGCCTGCAAACTGAACTGGAACGCGCCCATGCTCGGATGGGTGCCCGTCTGGAAGAACTTTATAACCAAGCTTACCAACTGCAAACGCAGCAACAACATCAGCCGCAACTGCAACAAGCTGTTATAGAAGTGGCGAATCAGTTGGAAGATTTAGAGAAAAAGCGCGTTTATCAGCAGCGAGTGCGGGAAAAAGGACTGGAACGGCGCAGCTTTATGGAACGCCTGCAAGCGCATCAGCGAGATTATGAGATGAAGCTCTCAGAAATGGAGCAAAAAATGCTGATGTTGCAAAAGGGAGCAGTTGAGCAGGAAAGCCGGGGAAATTCTGCGATTTCACTGATGAACTCACAATTTCCGCCCTGCCCCTTGTGCGATCGCCCCCTAGATGAACATCACTGGGACTTGGTGATGGAAAAACATCAAGCGGAACAGCAAGAAATTCTCAATCAGTTGTGGGTGGTGCGAGAGCAACTGGCCACATCCGAGCGGGAGATTCAAGTTCTGCGAACGGAATATCAGCAGCTAAGCCATGAACTGGCCGGTTATGACGCCCTACGAGAGCGCCGAGGCAGTTTGCAGGCACAATTAGACGCCACAACATCTGACCGGCACCGGCTGCAACAATTGGCAGAGGAAAAAGAAAAGCTGGAGCGATCGCTCTCCACCGGCACTTATGCCACGGAGGTGTATGCAGAACTGCAACAGCTTGACGGGAAATTGCAACAGCTCAACTATGACGAGAAAGATCACGCCCTGACTCGCGGACAGGTGGATCGTTGGCGTTGGGCGGAAATTAAGCAGGCAGAAATTAAAACCGCAACGCGCCGGCAAGCGCAAATTGATGCCCGCAAGCCAGAACTGCAAGCGCAAATTGCCCAACTCACCCAGGATCTCGAACAGCAGCAAACATCTTCCGAATTCTCCCAACAAATTGCCGGCCTTGAGCAGCAGTTGGCTGAACTCGGTTATGACCGGCAAGCCCATAAAGCAGTCAGTGAAGCCAGAGGCAAGGCGCAAACTTGGCTGGCGCGTTACCAAGAATTGCTATCCGCCCGTGAACAGTACCCGCAACTGTCTATCAGGACAGAGGAGCTAACCAGCCGGCTGCAAGTGCGAAATCAAGACCGGCAGGGGATTGCAAATCAAATTGAAAGCATTAACCGGCAGCTATTGGAAACCCCGGATGCCGGTACTAAGATTCAATCCTTAGAACAGCAAATCTCAGCGCGACGCACTCAGCTAGATAGCCGGCTGGCGAGTTTGGGGCGTTTGCAACAACAACAGCAGCATCTTGAAAACCTCCAGATACAACTAAGCGAACAGCAGCAACAGTTGCAAACCGGACTCAGACAACAGCGCGTTTATCAGGAACTTGCCGCAGCCTTTGGCAAAAATGGCATCCAAGCGCTGATGATTGAGAATGTGCTGCCGCAGCTGGAAGCGGAAACCAATCAAATTTTATCGAGGTTAAGTGCAAATCAGTTGCACATCCAGTTTGTGACGCAACGAGCCGGTAAAAGCAAAAAAGCATCCTCTAAGAGTGCCGGTAAACTCATCGACACCTTAGATATTTTGATTGCCGACGCCCGTGGCACGCGCCCTTACGAAACCTACTCTGGCGGGGAAGCCTTCCGCATTAACTTTGCCATTCGTCTCGCCCTCGCCCGGTTGCTGGCACACCGTTCTGGTACAGCCTTGCAAATGCTAATTGTGGATGAAGGTTTCGGGACACAAGACGCAGAAGGATGCGATCGCTTAATTTCTGCGATCAATGCCATCGCCCCAGAGTTTGCTTGCATTCTCACTGTCACTCATATGCCGCAATTCAAAGAGGCTTTCCAAGCTCGGATTGAGGTGATTAAAACCCCCAATGGGTCTAAAATCAGTCTTTCTGTTTAA